A genomic region of Jeotgalibaca ciconiae contains the following coding sequences:
- a CDS encoding MarR family winged helix-turn-helix transcriptional regulator: MTKILREIGMIARALDSIANIEFKEYDLTRGQYLYLVRIYENPGIIQEKLAEMIKVDRTTAARAIKKLETNGFIEKRSDKENKKIKKLFPTEKGKELAPYIIKENNYSNEVALQGLSQEEVATLASLLEKARKNVEIDWEQVKKGHKRNY; this comes from the coding sequence GTGACTAAGATATTAAGAGAAATCGGAATGATTGCTAGAGCGTTGGACTCAATCGCAAATATTGAGTTCAAGGAATATGATTTGACACGTGGGCAGTATTTATATCTTGTGCGGATTTACGAGAATCCAGGAATCATTCAGGAAAAATTAGCAGAAATGATTAAAGTAGATCGGACGACTGCTGCGCGGGCGATAAAAAAATTAGAAACGAATGGTTTTATTGAAAAACGATCTGATAAAGAGAATAAAAAAATCAAAAAGCTTTTCCCAACAGAAAAGGGAAAGGAACTTGCCCCCTATATTATAAAAGAAAACAACTACTCGAATGAAGTTGCTCTACAAGGTTTATCGCAAGAAGAAGTGGCCACCCTAGCTTCTCTTTTAGAAAAAGCACGGAAAAATGTAGAAATTGATTGGGAACAAGTAAAGAAAGGCCATAAACGAAATTACTAA
- a CDS encoding HD domain-containing protein — MSDVINKELQLYIEQHIIPQYDLLDESHSSIHVEQVIQNSFEIMTSYQVNQDVVYTVAAFHDIGMLYGRKLHEVKSKEIFESDEYMRTYFSLDEIKIIGEAIEDHRASIDYEPRSIYGKIISEADRDIDFERILIRTMQYAVQKKKITSQSTLIKEAYEYMNTKYGPDSGIVFWLNYSKNVNKLNHIHYLLRNKNDFEKICNEIYQKEIRRLAL, encoded by the coding sequence TTGAGTGATGTTATTAACAAAGAGTTACAATTATATATCGAGCAACACATTATTCCTCAATATGATTTACTTGATGAAAGTCATTCAAGCATTCATGTTGAACAAGTTATCCAAAATAGTTTTGAAATTATGACCAGCTATCAAGTGAACCAAGATGTGGTTTATACAGTTGCTGCCTTTCATGATATTGGTATGCTTTACGGTAGAAAATTACATGAAGTAAAGTCGAAAGAAATTTTCGAGTCTGATGAATATATGAGGACTTATTTTAGTTTGGATGAAATAAAAATAATTGGAGAAGCAATCGAGGATCATCGTGCTTCGATTGATTATGAGCCGCGTTCTATTTACGGAAAGATTATTTCTGAAGCCGATCGAGATATCGACTTTGAACGTATTCTTATTAGAACCATGCAGTATGCAGTCCAAAAGAAAAAAATCACTTCCCAATCGACACTGATTAAAGAAGCATACGAGTATATGAATACAAAATATGGACCAGATAGCGGAATCGTTTTTTGGCTGAATTATTCTAAAAATGTAAATAAACTAAATCACATCCATTACCTATTACGGAATAAAAATGATTTTGAAAAAATTTGCAACGAAATCTATCAAAAAGAAATACGTCGACTTGCATTATAA
- a CDS encoding cysteine hydrolase, producing the protein MFKVLLSIVGVLLIIGGIFGFRIYKLSKITTGEKIVENSRPKSALLVLDIQNDTLGIKEYGNTDSLMNNINSAITYAENNHIDILYLTQGFSNPIDKLLSGGLYKKGSVGAELSSQLRVLSPHIFSKEKTDAFSSNELEEYLLKEGITTLYLIGADASACVYKTALGGRNRGYEVIVLSDAVFSINDTFLDRALANYKKNKIKTRVLSEFMN; encoded by the coding sequence ATGTTTAAAGTCTTGTTATCTATTGTAGGAGTGTTGCTGATAATTGGGGGGATTTTTGGATTTAGAATTTATAAACTGTCAAAAATAACTACTGGAGAAAAGATAGTAGAAAATTCGCGTCCTAAGAGTGCGTTATTAGTTCTTGATATTCAAAATGATACATTGGGAATTAAAGAATACGGCAATACAGATTCTTTAATGAATAATATCAATTCTGCAATTACGTATGCAGAAAATAATCATATTGATATTCTTTATTTAACACAAGGTTTTTCCAATCCTATTGATAAATTGCTGTCTGGAGGATTATATAAAAAAGGTTCAGTTGGTGCAGAATTGAGCAGTCAACTTCGTGTATTATCTCCACATATTTTCAGCAAAGAAAAAACAGATGCATTTTCTAGCAATGAATTAGAAGAATATTTGCTAAAAGAAGGTATAACTACTCTTTATCTGATTGGGGCAGATGCTTCTGCCTGTGTATATAAAACCGCACTGGGAGGAAGAAATAGGGGATATGAAGTGATCGTTTTAAGCGATGCTGTTTTTTCAATTAATGATACATTTCTTGATAGAGCCCTTGCTAATTACAAGAAAAATAAAATTAAAACACGTGTCTTGTCAGAGTTTATGAATTAA
- a CDS encoding helix-turn-helix domain-containing protein gives MEIKKLLQCMKNPIKSQIVLSLYQHPVLTPQELLELNDSISQATLYRTLKKMEEEEILEVASKTQKRGAIEKSYKLAESMLNFGNSVISLNDGDAYAKMFSDFVTELLVEFDNYSKQEPINIAEDGSGFSAVPIYATTDELAVYGKEIKKILEPAFKRTNPEQDLHTFATIITPPGKEKK, from the coding sequence ATGGAAATAAAAAAATTATTACAATGCATGAAAAATCCCATAAAGTCTCAAATAGTATTGAGTTTATACCAACACCCCGTTTTAACCCCACAAGAGCTTTTAGAACTTAATGATTCTATATCCCAAGCGACTTTATATAGAACTTTAAAAAAAATGGAAGAAGAAGAAATTCTAGAAGTTGCCTCCAAAACTCAAAAAAGAGGGGCTATCGAAAAAAGTTACAAATTAGCGGAATCCATGTTGAATTTTGGTAATTCAGTTATATCATTAAACGACGGGGATGCTTATGCAAAGATGTTTTCTGATTTTGTTACCGAATTATTAGTAGAGTTCGACAATTATTCTAAGCAAGAACCTATTAACATTGCCGAAGATGGTTCAGGATTTAGTGCTGTTCCTATTTATGCAACGACTGATGAACTAGCAGTATATGGGAAAGAAATAAAAAAAATCTTAGAACCAGCTTTCAAAAGAACCAATCCTGAACAAGATTTACATACTTTTGCAACAATAATTACCCCTCCAGGAAAGGAAAAAAAGTAA
- the pilM gene encoding type IV pilus biogenesis protein PilM, whose product MIFKKKPILFFEFLERRIRYIAVDSQSHSIIEKEEILFDTEIVYEGKIMNPSLVVNRLKALVAEKKWKNSRTSILLPDDFVIIREEKVPSQLTPSEIRDYIRLHMNHLIRTPFKQTNFHFEVLEKEATEQTILLMLYSNEVIMQYESLLEDAGLKPVVADISSLSLYRIIEKQQEIGLDEEKHVLVLQWSPVNNCMSVFHQGMPKFIRHSRSARLTDLWNVTKEGEWKWKGSEESLHETISDMLDILERFLEFYRYSVMDGKEGVTDIFLSGDFPNIKNLQHQLSKRFYLPIHELGISEEVGAAFLPLYGLSLKEKKNVVQALKKGKGEKD is encoded by the coding sequence ATGATATTTAAGAAGAAGCCGATATTATTTTTTGAGTTTTTAGAAAGACGAATTCGATACATAGCCGTGGATTCCCAATCACATTCAATCATTGAAAAAGAAGAAATTCTATTCGACACAGAGATTGTTTACGAAGGAAAAATTATGAATCCATCACTCGTTGTGAATCGTTTAAAAGCGCTTGTGGCAGAGAAAAAATGGAAAAATTCAAGAACTTCCATACTTCTGCCTGATGATTTTGTCATTATAAGAGAAGAAAAAGTTCCTTCTCAACTTACTCCATCCGAGATAAGAGACTATATTCGCTTACATATGAACCATTTGATTCGCACCCCTTTTAAGCAGACGAATTTCCATTTTGAAGTGTTAGAAAAAGAAGCAACAGAACAGACAATCTTGCTGATGCTCTATTCAAATGAGGTCATTATGCAATATGAATCGTTATTAGAAGATGCGGGCTTAAAGCCGGTTGTTGCTGATATTTCCTCTTTAAGCCTCTATCGAATTATCGAAAAACAGCAAGAAATCGGATTGGATGAAGAAAAGCATGTGCTTGTTTTACAATGGAGCCCTGTTAATAATTGTATGAGTGTGTTTCATCAAGGAATGCCAAAGTTTATTCGTCATTCACGGTCTGCTCGTCTTACGGATTTGTGGAATGTGACCAAAGAGGGCGAATGGAAATGGAAAGGTAGCGAAGAGTCCCTTCATGAAACCATTAGCGACATGTTGGATATCTTAGAACGTTTTCTGGAGTTTTATCGGTATTCGGTTATGGACGGAAAAGAAGGTGTAACGGATATTTTTTTATCGGGAGATTTTCCTAATATAAAAAATTTACAACACCAGCTCTCCAAACGTTTTTATCTTCCGATTCATGAACTAGGTATTTCTGAAGAAGTCGGGGCTGCCTTTCTTCCATTATATGGGCTATCTTTGAAGGAAAAGAAAAATGTAGTTCAAGCATTGAAAAAAGGGAAAGGGGAGAAAGACTAG
- a CDS encoding prepilin peptidase, with protein sequence MCEITTFIFFIYGIIFGSFFNVVGLRVPNNSLFSPTRSYCDTCQRTLTWKELIPIVSYIFQKGKCRKCKESISAIYPIMELTTGLLAAYTFYRYGWSRELLFGLVLISLVVPLTVSDLAYRKIPNKILLFFCPLFLLLRMDDFVQALLGATVAFVILFLVTLLSKGGMGAGDLKYFTLLGFIFGTYPFLLLFFLSTLYGAVGGIIVMAVKKSGRKTKIPFGPFIGLAALTVFYFGEGIIQWYLVLLS encoded by the coding sequence ATGTGTGAAATAACAACTTTTATTTTTTTCATATACGGTATTATATTTGGTTCATTTTTTAATGTTGTCGGCCTGAGAGTCCCTAACAACAGTCTGTTTTCGCCAACACGGTCTTATTGTGATACATGCCAGCGTACGTTGACATGGAAGGAACTGATTCCAATAGTGTCATATATTTTTCAAAAAGGAAAATGCCGTAAATGCAAGGAATCAATTTCAGCTATTTACCCCATTATGGAACTAACAACCGGACTGTTGGCAGCTTATACTTTCTATCGTTATGGTTGGAGCAGGGAACTCCTTTTCGGATTAGTTCTGATCAGCTTAGTTGTTCCATTAACAGTATCGGATCTGGCTTATAGAAAAATACCCAATAAGATTCTACTGTTTTTTTGTCCATTATTTTTGTTGTTAAGAATGGATGATTTCGTGCAGGCCTTGCTTGGAGCAACAGTTGCTTTTGTTATCCTTTTTCTAGTCACGTTGTTATCGAAGGGGGGAATGGGGGCAGGAGACTTAAAGTACTTTACATTACTGGGATTCATTTTCGGAACCTATCCGTTTTTGCTCCTATTTTTCTTATCAACTCTTTATGGTGCTGTGGGTGGAATCATTGTGATGGCAGTAAAAAAGAGTGGGAGAAAAACAAAAATTCCCTTTGGTCCATTCATTGGCTTAGCTGCACTAACCGTTTTTTACTTTGGCGAAGGAATTATTCAGTGGTATCTTGTTCTGCTTAGCTAA
- a CDS encoding prepilin-type N-terminal cleavage/methylation domain-containing protein has product MRNRMKQLLNKEDGFTLVELLGVIVILGLIIAIAIPGIGKIVENAREKTADAQQELILDAAQLYFLQEGDNATSVTVETLIEKDYLEDKPGLSDNETVITQEEAKSGKLTNKESGN; this is encoded by the coding sequence ATGAGAAATAGAATGAAACAGTTGTTGAACAAAGAAGATGGATTTACGTTGGTGGAACTATTAGGGGTTATTGTTATTTTAGGACTTATTATTGCGATTGCGATTCCAGGAATCGGTAAAATTGTAGAGAATGCTAGAGAAAAAACAGCAGATGCGCAACAAGAGTTAATTTTAGATGCGGCTCAACTGTATTTTCTTCAAGAAGGTGATAATGCAACAAGCGTTACTGTAGAAACGTTGATTGAAAAAGATTATTTAGAAGATAAACCTGGCCTTTCCGATAATGAAACTGTGATAACTCAAGAAGAAGCAAAAAGTGGTAAATTGACAAACAAAGAATCTGGCAATTAA